The genomic interval tcttcatACACTTCCAGGTATATATACTGTTGAGactttttttgaatattattgttaGACTCTTACCTAAAATGTCTAGCTATCGAGTCATGTGATTTTTCTGACATGAATATgtacaaattctcaaatttgtcCACACACACCAAATAATCATATGCTTTCATGTCAAAATTCGgtcatatatattttcaaactaATTACGAAAAGGATTTGATACATAAATGCAGAAAATTGTGCTTGGTAATCCCGTTGCATTCACGAAACCAGTGTTGTTTACCGCCGCTTACATGGTGATCTGGAATGCTGCAATTGCATTTGTAAAGGTAACTAATTcagaaattgaataaataattaggGTCCAGCTATGGTATCACAGTGGTACCATACCCCAGCTGGATCTAATCATTAGATCCAGCTATGGTGACAACTGTGGGCTGGATCCAACTGTGGTATGGTATCATTGTAGTACCATAATTTTGcccaaataattatatgtatatacaaATATAGAGTATATGAATATTTCATGTCCATCAATAGCAACAGcttatatgataaattttattacttagaatatatttgatttttttttttgttgtttggatttttttagtagaacttttgaaaattaaataaattattttgtcttttattagtaaaaactcaaattttgggcttttacgAATAaaggttaaattttttttaaataataaaatgccTAAATTGtcctttacttattttatttctttcataacataactttaaataaattgcTTATTAAggcaaatttataatttttatgaaaaattctaattgataaccaaataactaaaaaaaatttagtaaaagcTCTATGAACAAAacatctatttaaaaaaaaaaactctatttgATGACCTATACCAAATGGAGCCCTAATTGTTTTGGTTTCGAACTTATAATATACAGGATATACCTGATGTGGAGGGTGACAAAGCATTTGGCCTTCAAACGCTCCCAATCATCCTagggaaagaaaaagtgagtaataatcattttctttaccaattattgttttatatgaTGTGAATCTCGAATACAGtatatataagaattattgGCCAACAATATCGATGAtatgatttgtttaatttctaaaaggTATTTTCGATTGCTGTTAATATGATGTTAACGGCTCATGGAGGTGCTGTACTAGTTGGAGCTTTTTCGCCTTCCGTGTTATGCAAACTTGTTACTGTAAGAATTTTAATCAGTAATTTCTACAACAAATTTAGCCTTGTTTTTATGTATTCGCTTGATCTTGAATGTGATCTTCGTAActcatcatttaattttttttttaatgatcttTTATTGTAGATGATAGGCCACTCCGCATTGGCTTTCGTTTTGTGGCGTCAGGCTAAAACTATTGATCTCTCCGATAATAAATCAGTGCAATCTTTTTATCTGTTCATTTGGAAGGTAAGTGATTCCTACTTCCATGTGTGAATACttaatcaaagaaaaatgttaaagaaaTTGAAGGCTAGCTGACAAGATTTTGttagatttttcatttacttcCATAGTGACATGTTTTGCTGACGCATCTGCAGCTGTACTATGTTGAATTCTTATTTGTGCACTTCTTACGCTGAGAATAAGACCAAGTCCTCACAAAGAGGAACAAAGTGagtaaagaaaatgaagagtgCGCGGTCAAAATCATATCGGCAGCACGTACTAAATACTAATATGCTTATCTAGCTCTATGCTTCCTTGCAGCAATTGTTGTACTATATATGTTTTGTTGTATGTTAGGCGTTAAATAAGTTGTAAGATTGTTAATTTTgtatctcaattaaataatattatttgttaattctGACTTGAGGCCAACATATAAGACTAATAATTGAATATAAGATAAGACGctaccaatatatatatatatatatatatatatatatatatatcatttttagTTTCATAGAGAACTCACCAAATATATGTTGATGGAGGCTCGCTTTCAACCATAAGATTCCTTTGATTGTTAAATGATAAGGACACTTCTGTTCTTATTGTTTTTCGcatgataaaaatatacatCCCCTCAATCAGCAATCACCCAAAgttgtaaattttcaaaaacaatcaTTAATTGCATGTAACATATGCACTTCGGATTTCTTAATTAAGAGTGcgatttaatttttcctcttcacttatgattttttaaattcgtcacgataatttattgaaataaattaagcgCGATTACACGCGCCGATGGtcggattttattttcatcacgGGTCCGAATTGagcttaatttgtattaagcttaaaaaaaaaaaaaaaaaaaaaaaggggtcgGATTGTATAATTGGTGAAGGGGAACtgtttttgaattcaaaaacaaaGTGAGAGAACCcgtgaaagagagagagagagagagagaggaattTTGACCCGTTGACCCGAAAACCCGACCCGGACCCGCGATATTGACCCAAACGGATCTCCTAATTCCGGCCACCTTACCGGTCGTGCTTGGTACCGATCTGAAGCATGGAAGCCGACCGTCGTATCCCCGTGGTCCTCGTCGCCGAAAACCGACCAGAACGCCGACGATTTGAGCTCGAAAGTCGCGGCCAAGATCCTTTTCCGTCGCCGTTGATTCCGCTGGGTTTGTGACGCGCCACCACTTGGAACTGGTTCCTCACATCTCCAGCAACAATTTCTGACCAACCACGACCACCAGGGACGCTGGAAAATCGTCGAACGACCACCGGAAAGTTTCGGATTTTTTTTGGAGCTTCGATCCGCCGTTGCCGCCGCGCGTGGGAGGACACCGCCGGCACCATTGCACTCACCGAGGTCGGAACTAGCTGACCTAAGCTCCCCGTCGTCGTTGACTGAAGTCCGGTCACCGTTGACCGGCAGGGGCAATTCGGCAAATTCCTGAAACTTTGGggtgaatttgtaattttatgtaattagtggacattttggtaattttgagTGAGGGCAATGAAGTAATTTGTGATTTCGAGGGCAATTCGGTAATTTAAGACGTTAAGGACATTTCGGTAATTTTATGCCCCGAGGGTAATTTCGGAATTTCAGACAAtgtgattaatttatgtaatataaattgaGGACAATATGGTAATTGACGAATACGAGGatattttggtaaaataatgAAGTTTGAGGATAAGTTGGTAAAATATTGATGTtgggggtattttggtaattttggcaTGTaggggcattttggtaattttactcATGCGGGAATAGTTTATCGTTAATAGAGATTTGATTCgagatttattatattaaattggtTGTATTTCTATTTACGGAGAATAATTATAGTGTTTCCGTGATTAGGAGGATCCGCATCCGCGAACGAGAATCAACCCGCGAACGTTGTTGATACCGAGTCTAGACATCatcactgtgagtggaatatacaaaacctattttcataGTATATGCTGATTTTATGATAAGTATTTAATGCTTCGATTAAATGATTTTCCggcaaattaatttttatctatgTGTTGgtctttattgttattgagaatgagtttgattaatgattttattagcGTTTTTGAGTAAAGGCATGATATTAGAATTGAGCAGATTTTGAGATATGttgaatagaaagaaaatgagatttcagaTGAGATTCTATGTTTAtgtatatgttatttttgaaatcattagaCAGTACCCTTCCCTCCAGATACAGAGAAACAGATAATATGAGATGAGAAAAGAGATACAGACAAGAGATACAGATAAGATGAGAtagaggcctttggggcccgtcgggacacacatagaggctttgggccgtgtgttcgggcgcttttgccttttggggGCTTATGCATGCACAGTACAGATatatgagatatgagatgagaTCGTCCCCATCTATCCGTTGTAGCTCCGGGGCGTGACGCTACCCAGATAGTGCGTCATTGCCCGTCCGTCGAGGTCCGGATATGATTAGATTATCCCTTGGGTACTTGTTTGATGACAATTTTTAGTCTTCAGTATTTGATATGATGAGTATTATATGATTCCATCGATTTTATGCGAATATATGTATTATAGTGTTTCAATGAATTGATTTGCATTAAATGAGTTTGAGCAAgttcttatgatattttgagaaattgaaattgatttgagaaacgatttgagaaattgatttgagaaagattaaatcattttaaataaatttattaaattgtcagtaactactatccactcactgagctcactgagttttatactcacccctcttttattattttatattttccccCCCACAGGAGAGTTACAGGTACATCAGTCAACTCAGTAGCGAACGTTAGTGTGATATTGTGGCCACGTGATGGTGCTAGGAGTCgtggattttaattagtattatatttgggatttttgcgagttgtattattttattattttatgtaatcGATGTAATTTAATCTTAGGATGATATGGATATGTTGATTTGAGAAGTTGATTATGGAGGATGGTTggatattgaattattttgggaGTGTTGATTTGTAAATTGCAGGATtggatatgttttatttttaagggaGACTCTGCCGAAATTTTTTATAGAATAGTTTCGATTTTACGAGTTTAGATAGACTCGCCCTGGGGAGTTGCGGGGCGGGTCGTTTCATTGCATCTCTCTTTTTGGCATAGGCTCTTCTGTCATATAGAATATGACAAATTTATAACCATTTGAGCAGGTTGCTGCATAACTTGCATGTATACTTGCATATGCCAAACAAAATTAGTCCACTGAAGATGGCACGGTGAGTTAGAATGCCATCAAATTTGAGCCATTCAATCAAGACGTATCCTCAAAGTTGCAACTACTTAGCTAATTGTTTGCACGCATATGATTTGCTTGTCAAAtgattggaagaaaataacatCAACATATTCCTTTCAAGTTTCTAAAATCATTCAACATACCTTCACTTCCACAACAAGGCTGGCCTGATTTTGGacaaattaaagacaaaatatatacacatcaTCATATCTTGCAAACAGAAGCAAGAGCATTCTAGTTTGTCCAAAAGTATATAAATTGCctcttttgttttcatttaatatCTTCCAAAATCCCAATACTTCATTCGGGGGGAAAGAAAAGCTTTTCCTTTGTTTCTCCAGAAGAGGTGAGCATGCATCCTACTCTCTCTTTTTCCCCACCTTCAACTTGCTTCTCAAGTTTCTTTAAATTCATTCCTTAGGgatgaaatattttgattatgttgtttacaggaaattttttttttttttttggttactGTATATGCCATAAggtaaattaaatgaagaagaGAATTAGTGCACGCATCCGAAAGTGCCTTTCCCATGCAGGTTTGTTTACATGTTTTtaagttctttttctttttcttttatcatataGAACAAATGTTAGTACTATCTCTTGAGATTTTAACTGATTAAACCAATAAGAAGCAGTAACAGGGTTGAAATTGGAGCCAAAAGTTAGCGGGGTTATGTTTTTAAGGGTCAAAGTTTAGCTAATTAATAGAActatgaaaatttagaaactaacttcgtttattttaataactaaaaaaaaggTACAGAACCTAGCTAGGACCAATGGttgttgaaacttgaaaacaGTAGTTGAAATTGCACTAACTACTAAACCTATAAtacatcaaaatttattgcagaCTTTGCAGGTGACAAATAACTTTAGCTGGCAAAGCCAATGGCATATTATTTTCCTCCTCTATCCTTATCAACATATGCGGGTGAGAAGTTCAAAGGACTAACCATTTTCATATTctaaaatcattcaaatttcaatacactaaaaaagtgaaagataGTGCACTATTATAGTTCATATTTTTCTCATCTTCTAGTTCCATCAGCAATTAAAGTCACATGATCGTCACCACATAATATCAAAAAGAGTCTTATTCCATATATATcgaaatttgattgtaaatttaattagtttattttctgGTATAATTAATACGGGAAAGAggtaatttaattgttttgaaaaaCATAGTTTTGCATGTGAACATATTTTGTGTCTATTGAATGAGCTTGGTACTGGGATGTTAAATCATGCTGAAGAATAATGCTAAATACTAAGCCATCTAGAAGGGGACCTACGATAAAGTGGCCTCATTCGCATTCACGTCTCTCTTTTATACAATCGCGATAGGTctcattatcaaaatcaattcccaTCTGACCTATTTAGAGCCGATGCTTCagtttcatttcttttgtgcAATCATCATGGGCAAACTTGTCCCTAAcatcatgttaattttatcaaaagatgaattattaaagttattGACGGGACAAGAGCCGAGGGCATCAGCTATCAAAAGATGAACTTATTAAGAAGAGTTAACGTCGATGCTAGggaatcaattaatttagtgtaagatcttaaaaaaaatttaaaaaaattgaggtTAGAATATTgaatttgttatatatatatatatatatatatatatatatatatatatagaaatgcCGATAGAAATTTtctaataagaaattttaaagtgcgaaaaaattttaaaaaaactcttaAACATTATTTTGGCGATATATACAGCATCGAGCGCAGATATTTCGAGCCAACGCACCGATGTTGATGTACGAGAAGAATATGCTCATGCCTTCCGGACAGAATCATACAATGAGTTTTGGACACGTGTCCTTGCTTTATCAAACAAAGATTCAGCCAAATCTATCCAAGTTGAGTCTACAACAGCGGCTCGACTCTCATCCTATCGACTCTTTGCCGAGCAACTCTTGGATCCTGATCAATCCACGGTTATTCGGATCCTGGACTTGGTCAAAAcaccctctctaatatttgattatttcacTCAGACCGCCAACGCTTCTCTATTCTTTGGGCCTTTATTAAAAGACATCGATAATGTTCGTATCAAGTATCGATCTTTTAAAGTCATTGTTAATTCACTTCAAAATGCTCATGCTTTACCGATAAATTACGTTTCGAGTGTGGTGATCCGACTAACcgaattttctaatttatcgAACCCGTTTGCTTCGGCTGCTCCGACTACTCGTCGATTCCGGGTCGTTCAAGCGGGATGCGGGAAGCTACTCAAGCAACTCGAGTCGAGTCGAGACAAGGCTCGAGCCAGGCTTCagctaataaatataacaaaacacGGCTCTGCTACATTCCTACTGGCTATCACAATTTCACTAACCGTAATAGTCGCATCACACGCGCTTGCATTGCTTGTGGCTGCGCCGGGTTTGATTGCGGCCTCGCTTGAGCTGGCTTCAACAAGGAGGTTAGTCAGGGTATCGACTCAGCTTGATGCAGCCGCAAAAGGGACTTATATATTGAACAGGGATTTGGATACCATAAGCCGGCTTGTGGCTCGGCTGAATGATGAGCTGGAGCACATGCGTTCGACGGTTAAGTTTTGGCTTGACAGGGGAGAGGCTCGGCTCCAAGCAAGCGGTGAAGTGGCCCGCCAGCTACTGAAGAATGATGCCAGCTTTAGCCAACAGCTTGATGAGCTTGAAGAACATCTGTACTTGTGCTTTATGACTGTCAACAGAGCTAGAAACCTTGTAATGAAAGAGATTTTGGATCCGGGTCAATCCACGACCCGAGATCTAAATATGATgtaaaaattactattttttgaaaaaatgaattttttttttcaacttaagaACGTGCAAGTTTGACAAACAATCAACCGATTAACCATttcaaatggaaaaaaaaaaaattattacaatctcTAACACACAGTGGTTCCCAAAAATGAGGCCCTCaatgttttatgtttaaagtttaataaagttttttttatattaaatcatCTGTTATCTGAATACTACATTAGGGTCTTCACTAATCTAAATTCGAGTCGAGTAGGACCACTAGGACCGTAAAATTCTCCCAACAAGTATTTAACCCAGCTGTATTCCCAAACCGAGAACCGAGAAccttagttaaaataaaacatcttTATGCCAACTGATCTACACGCTTATTggttaaaattcaattaagcTTCAATTGCCGGTCTATAGGACCCGCCAATCAATTCCCAGCAGTCAAGCCACTTCTTATACCCtccattttccatttttatttaagaggaccagctgctgctgctgctgctgcccATTTATTATTCACACCCAACGGTTTGCCAATTGCCATTATAAGTTAACAGATGAATAATTGCACCTTAGAATTTCGGCCAAAATTGGCCAAATAACCGATATCTTTTTACATGTATGTATTATAATTAGTCACGCACTAAGAAaacttgttaatttttctttttgttaaatatatacaCTACTCATCATATTCTTATATTCGTACAGCTGAAGAGAGCAAATTATACATATTTCCCATCGTGCGTGCTggcattttaaattaaagaattaattaagctCGATTATTATCAGCAAAAGTTAACTGTACTTTTGTGCTCCCAACAATATGGAAATTagttaaaaactttaataaaacacCGTCTCTTACAAGCCTCAAGATCCTCGTGGGCCGGCATGCAATGATGTGCCAAAAGTTTA from Citrus sinensis cultivar Valencia sweet orange chromosome 9, DVS_A1.0, whole genome shotgun sequence carries:
- the LOC102612623 gene encoding UPF0496 protein At3g49070 isoform X2, which translates into the protein MKKRISARIRKCLSHAASSADISSQRTDVDVREEYAHAFRTESYNEFWTRVLALSNKDSAKSIQVESTTAARLSSYRLFAEQLLDPDQSTVIRILDLVKTPSLIFDYFTQTANASLFFGPLLKDIDNVRIKYRSFKVIVNSLQNAHALPINYVSSVVIRLTEFSNLSNPFASAAPTTRRFRVVQAGCGKLLKQLESSRDKARARLQLINITKHGSATFLLAITISLTVIVASHALALLVAAPGLIAASLELASTRRLVRVSTQLDAAAKGTYILNRDLDTISRLVARLNDELEHMRSTVKFWLDRGEARLQASGEVARQLLKNDASFSQQLDELEEHLYLCFMTVNRARNLVMKEILDPGQSTTRDLNMM
- the LOC102612623 gene encoding UPF0496 protein At3g49070 isoform X4 — encoded protein: MAYYFPPLSLSTYAASSADISSQRTDVDVREEYAHAFRTESYNEFWTRVLALSNKDSAKSIQVESTTAARLSSYRLFAEQLLDPDQSTVIRILDLVKTPSLIFDYFTQTANASLFFGPLLKDIDNVRIKYRSFKVIVNSLQNAHALPINYVSSVVIRLTEFSNLSNPFASAAPTTRRFRVVQAGCGKLLKQLESSRDKARARLQLINITKHGSATFLLAITISLTVIVASHALALLVAAPGLIAASLELASTRRLVRVSTQLDAAAKGTYILNRDLDTISRLVARLNDELEHMRSTVKFWLDRGEARLQASGEVARQLLKNDASFSQQLDELEEHLYLCFMTVNRARNLVMKEILDPGQSTTRDLNMM
- the LOC102612623 gene encoding UPF0496 protein At3g49070 isoform X1 encodes the protein MKKRISARIRKCLSHAASSADISSQRTDVDVREEYAHAFRTESYNEFWTRVLALSNKDSAKSIQVESTTAARLSSYRLFAEQLLDPDQSTVIRILDLVKTPSLIFDYFTQTANASLFFGPLLKDIDNVRIKYRSFKVIVNSLQNAHALPINYVSSVVIRLTEFSNLSNPFASAAPTTRRFRVVQAGCGKLLKQLESSRDKARARLQLINITKHGSATFLLAITISLTVIVASHALALLVAAPGLIAASLELASTRRLVRVSTQLDAAAKGTYILNRDLDTISRLVARLNDELEHMRSTVKFWLDRGEARLQASGEVARQLLKNDASFSQQLDELEEHLYLCFMTVNRARNLVMKEILDPGQSTTRDLNMM